DNA sequence from the Malus sylvestris chromosome 10, drMalSylv7.2, whole genome shotgun sequence genome:
TCCACGTCCGCGACCTCGACCACGACTTCTTCCATACTAGCTTCTCTCGTTATCgaagctttcttctttcttctttggctgAACATGCGTCTTGAGGAGCTGCTCATCATTCCCTTGCCTCTTCttatgtttctcttcatatgcttgtagcgaacccattaattgctctatactaatttcttccaagtttttagtttcttcaatcGTCACGACAATGTGCTCAAACTTGGGGTCCAACAAGCGTAGTatcttctccataattctaATATCATCCAACTTTTcaccttttctttttaattgattagAAACAGCTAGGactcttgagaaataatcaAAGATTGATTCAGACCCTTTCATATGTAGAGATTCGAACTCACCTCTTAATACTTGAAGACAAACCTTTTTCACTTGTTTGGCTCATTTGTAAGAGGTTTGAAGCTTCTCCCATGCTTGCTTGGCAGAGGTTGCACTCGAGACCTTCTCAAAGCCATTGTCATCTAATGCTTGGTAGATGAGGTAGAGAGCCTTcttgtctctctttcttgaatctttcaaacTCTCATTCTGGGGTTGGGACATAGTAGCTTCATCTTCTGGCTCAGTGTAGCCTTTCTCCACGACTTCCCATACATCGTGTGCTCCCAAAAGGGCcttcattttgatactccaATTATCGAAATTGTTGTTGTCGAGCACTGGAACTTGGAAAGCTGCCATAGCGTTGCTAGCCATAGCTCTAATACCACtttgttggggcttaaaaagacttcactactttggatatgcttatctcacaaagaagaatgtaatgcagcggaattgataggcaagagaaagaaagaacactcaatgtattacacaagatttttattcactcacaaacttagtacaagaggaaacactcaaacactcttagaagctttgttgcttcatctcacttctcactacttgctctcttggttgttgcaaatggtgtggatgccttctccttttataggcatggatggaaccttggagacATCATGCTAGAtatatctagataattccactaccttcctatgctagaattatctacactaatcttgtatgttggtggaatcctcaccattcttctagactcttccaccaacttggactttgctagaattctctagcatgtgcatgAATCTTTCTTTGTGCATGGGCTAGATCCATTATCTttgggccaagacaagattaTAATTCAACACTATGTTCACTGAAAACGTGATCAAGTTGTTACTTGTTTCATAATTCTATTATAAAAGTGGAAGTTCCACATGTTGTGTAAAACATCACTGTTGAGTTTGGGAAATTTTTTCTATCTTCATAATCTGTCTTAATTTTAGACTCCATAATCTTGAACCAAATATAAAGTTATGAGGTATATGTAACCAGATAAATTATTTAGTTTAATTTGCTTGACCTGTTACATGATAATTTATTCATGCCCAATTAGCGTTGTACTCCAAGTTGAtatgttgttttgtttgattATTCTCCTTACATTTTGTGGCCTGGTCTTGTAGTGTTGAACTTTTTGCTGCTATTTTAGGCATTTGCTCTGTTGTATTCTGCTTTTTTTAGCCTTTCCCTCGTTCATTGTTCAGTTCAATACTCAACGTCCAAGTCCCAAATAACAGTAGCTGCCAGCCTGCTACGCTTGAGATTCAACTCTATATTGCTTCGATTTAGTattctccaaaagaaaaaacaataacaataatATAAGCCAACTCAATGACCGTTGGAGCGGAAAATTTTGGGTGTTTCCATTCTCCACCAACAAGTAATTTTGAACACATTGAGAAGTTTTAGACATCATCTTCACTTGTCTTTAGTGAGAGCATGGGGGCGGGGGACCTGCAAGAAAACACTTTAACGCTCAAGTTAGTGTTCGTTCAAGACGCTTGTAAAATATAGAACAATCTCATACCTCCCTCTTCTTCCCCCGTTATGGTGGAATTCTAGGCCTTTTATAGGCATTAAGTCTTGGGCTCCAAGTCCCACTTTCCTTCTATTTCTCCATGTTCCATGGAGTGGGCATTATGTCTcatacaagattaaaaattgattttagtccctagaCTCTATTAAtatctctctttttttatttataattttatgatgttcataaattaaattccatgaaaatattataaattttaattcacattatggtaagtatcttatataagaaaatattttcgtagaaatttttcggtacacttatgtttttgcatattttattaTGTGCCACTAATccattacaatatatttaggtataaACATTTCGATACACTAGGTTAGTATAATAAGTTTAGGTATGGATATTTTGGTACACTAGTTTtgtataatatatttaggtaccgacatttcggtacactagctagtatcatatatttaggtacgtAATTTTCAGTACAgttatgtttttgcatattttcttatgtacCACTAATTCAccacaatatatttaggtacggaCATTTCGGTGCACTAATTtggtaaaatatattatgatatggACGTTTAGGTATACTAATTAGAGGAagttaataaaattaatgaattaaagtgtatataataataaatttaaaatttaatgtaatgacattaaataagatattattaaatattaaaacaaaaatataatatgaacttgaattaagtacacattaagggactaaaatcaatatccaatctaacaccaagtttttattaaattttaatcttctttaaggattaaagttcaaaaacccctttcatttaataacaaaaagaATAGTAATCTAAGTACTAGGTGGTTCCAAAATATCATCATAAAATAATAGTAATCTAagtttaacatttttttaaggTTTACTTTTGTATGCAAATTACATGTCTCCATCTActccaaattttattttagaatAATATTAGACTAtttatttataccatattttatAAACCATACAATGTATTCTCTAAAACTCTTAATTTGTTTTAGTCAAAGCAAGACAACTAACTTTTAAACCAAAATTtgcttgaaaacaaaaataaacctCCAATATATGAATCGTCCATAATATTCTATTTAATGCTTCCAGCTGCATATAGAATAATAGAATACATTAACCATATTGATAAAATAAGATTGTCTGAGTAAAATACATGTATATAATTGTTTGAAATATATATTCTTTTTGTTAGAGAACGAGCAGAGAAATAGGTGTTAATTAGTAATAGTACATTTTATTCCTAGAAATCCAATTCAAATTCTAGAGAAAGGAAACATTCCTCGATGCCAGCAGGCCCAGCACCAACGCCGGCACCTGAAAAATAAAGTTATCAGATACGTGATGACATATACACAAGCAGCACCTTCCCATGAAAAATTTGTACAATACGCGGTTACAAATTAAGACTGGACTTTTTCAGTTCATGGGAAACAACACATGCAGAGATACTTCTCTCTATAAAAGCAGAGACATAGGTAGGGTTTCAATCCACAATTCAAACTCATCCTCGCTTGCAAAGTTTAAACCAAGTTGGCCAATCTCTCTCTGTTTACTGCCTTATCAGATGGCCTCTCAGCTTCTATTTTTCGCATTCCTTGCCGTAACTTCTTCCATTGCTTTGGCATCTGACCCGAGTTCTCTTCAGGACTTCTGCGTGGCTGATGCAACGAGCTCAGGTGCCAAGAatcgttttttttgttttttttttccgtagTACGTGTTTCCAAAAAACCAAATACATGCACCGTATcaattaataattatatatgcTGATATTAATTTTTCTCATCATGGTTTCAGTACTGGTGAATGGTCGTGTTTGCAAGGACCCTAAGCTTGTTGAAGGCAACGATTTCTTCTTCAGTGGGCTTCACCTAGCAGGCAACACATCAAATGCAGTTGGTTCACGTGTGACTCCTGTTAGTGTAGCCCAAATTGGAGGACTTAATACCCTTGGCATCTCCGTTGCGCGTATTGATTTTGCCCCATGGGGTCTTAACCCTCCACATACACACCCTAGAGCTACTGAAATTTTGACAGTCCTGGAAGGGAGCCTCAAAGTTGGTTTTGTCACCTCCAACCCTGAAAACCGCCTCATCAGCAAGGTGCTTCAGAAAGGTGATGTGTTTGTTTTCCCAGTAGGCCTTGTGCATTTCCAACAAAATGTTGGACACGGAAATGCAGTTGCCATTGTAGCTCTCAGCGGCCAAAATCCAGGTGTGATTGCCATTGCAAATGCTGTATTTGGATCAAACCCTGATATCCCTGCTGATATTCTTGCAAAGGCTTTCCAAGTGGATACGAACGCAATCTACggtcttcagtcaaagttttaGAATAGATTCCGATTTGGAACTTCTGGTTCAATCAAAGAATTTCATAGTTCATTTGAAGTGTCTTTAGAAAATTGTTACAGTTTGTTTTTCATCGCATGTCATGTTGATCTATTGTTTTGTTTGATTCAGAAGATAATATGTCTATGTTCATTGGAAACGTGATCAAGTTGTTACTTTGTTTCATTATTCTATTATAAAAGTGGAAGTTCCATATGTTGAGTAAAACATCAGTGCTTTGAGTTTGGGAAACTTTTTCTATCTTCATAATCTACACTTTCCAGTCTAAATTTTGGACTCCATAATCTTGAACCtgttggtattcaaagtttactaactcaataccaaaatatgtgggtgataagtttacaaactctatcacacctctcactttgcactctcaataaaattggacaaaaagaaaaaagaaaggaggGAAGCAACAAGCTTCGGCAAACAATGCACTTTGATATATTTCAAAGAGTTTCCAAACTCAATTGCTGAAATGGAATGGGAATTGGAATGATATACTAAAGCCTAGCAAGAAGGCCTATTTATACAAAACAGAAATTGATTAACAATACAACAACATGCAATGAATGGTGGTGTTCACCATCTTTACACCCTTTCACACATGCACCAACTGCTAGACACTTTCACACACATGCTTTGCATCCTTCCAACTTGCAATCACCACATTTTGGCCATCACATGGCATCAAGCTTGTTTGTAGTTGCTGGAAATGTGAATACAACCTGTAAAGCAACTAACAGCTAGCAGCAACCATTTACAACCtggttttatttgaatttccAACACAACTCCTCAAATCAAAACGTCTTCATTCCTAGCATTTCACGTAGTAGCCGGAATGATTCAACTGGCAGGGGCTTTGTGAAGATGTCAGCCACTTGTTCCTTGGTGTGACAATATACAAGTTCAATTGTCTTTTGTTTCACATGGTCCCTCAGAAAATGGAACCTGGTATCAATATGCTTGCTCCTTCCATGTTGGATTGGATTCCTAGCAAGCTTGATAGCTGAGATGTTATCCACATAAATCACAGTCGATTCCACTTATGGATGACATATTGACTTCAAcagatttcttaaccaaattggCTCACACACAATTAAGGCTACACCAACGTATTTGGCTTCACACGATGACAAAGCAACAATTGATTGCTTCTTTGAAGTCCATGAGATGCTGTTGATCCTAGAAAAAACACATAGCCAGTTGTGCTTTTCCTTTCATCTTGGTCACCTCCCCAATCACTATTTGAATAACcaaataattttgcatcttcaccaaaattataaaacagaccATAGTTTAAAGTACCTCTTATGTACCTCAAAATTCTCTTGGCGGCCAGCCAATGAGACTCCCTTGGTGTTTCCATGTATCGACTCATGAGTCCAACACCATAAACTATATTAGGTATTGTGATTGTAAGGTACCTTAGGTTTCCAACCAAGCTTTTGTACACGGTTGAGTTTACAAACTCACATTCTCCTTCCTTGGACAGCTTCAATCCATTTGCAACTGAAGTGTTGACAATATTGCACTTGTCCATATTGAATTTCTCCAATATATCTCTCATATACTTTTGTTGAAAGATGTAGATACCGTCACTTTCTTGCTTCACCCTACgccaagaaagtatgacatTAATCCATTGTCAGTCATCTTGAATTCACTGAACATGGATTACTTGAACTCACAGAACATTGCTTCATTGTTTCTAGTAAACAACAAGTCATCTACATAGAGACAAATAATTAAGAACTCCCATTTTCACCGTTCTTCATGTAAACTGAATGCTTGTATGGACATTTCTAAAATCCATTTTGGTGAAGGTAGTTATCAATCCTTGAGTTCCAAgctcgtggtgcttgcttgagGCCATACAAAGCCTTATTCAAACGATACaccttatcttcttcttcttgtactTGGAAGCCTTCCGGTTGTTTCACGTACACGTCTTCCTCAAGAACTCCATTAAGGAAGGTTGACTTGACATCTAGTTGATAAATTTTCCATTTATGATGAGCAGCAAGAGAGATTAGCATTCTTACCGTGTCAAGTCTTGCAACTGGAGCATAGACTTCATCATAGTCCATTCCATACTTCTGTTTGTAGCCCTTTGCTACAAGCCTTGATTTGTATCGATCCACACTCCCATCTGCAGTGCGTTTGATCTTATACACCCACTTGACACCAATAGCCTTCTGATTTGGTGGGAGCTTTGTCAACTCTCAAGTGTCATTCTTCTCGATGGCATGGATTTCTTCCTCCATGGCTATTCTCCAACGATCTTCTTCCACAACTTTATTGAATGAGAGAGGCTCGTGGTCTGCATACAAGCATAAAAGGTtggtttcttcttcctcttcttgtccATATATCTCGATGAGAATTCTTAGCCTCACTGGAGTTGAAGAGCTGCTTTTTTCACTGGATGTATGACCACTCCTTGCAATTATGTGTAATGGAGTTGTTGTGTTTGTTTGAGCAAGTTGTTGCTCAACAGGTGGTACAACTTCTGGTTCTTCAAAATCAGTGGAGACAATATTCTCTTTACTGACTTATTTGTTGTTCCACTTTTATGCCTCTTCCTCACTGAAGATGACATCTTTACTAACCACTAGTTTGCCAGTTAGAGGGTTGTAGAGCTTGTATGCCTTGGACTCTTCACTATAGCCCACAAACACTCACTTCTCACCTTGATCATCGAGTTTCCTCCTCTTGGCTTCTGGAACTTGAGCATATGCAACACACCTAAAAACTTTTAGGTGTGCAACATTCGACTTGTATCTGCTCTAAGCCTCTTGTGGTGTCATCCTCTTGACACTCTTTGTTAGACATCGATTTAACAAATAAATTGAACAAGCTACAGCTTCTGCCCATAATTCTTTTGGCAAATTCTTCTCTTTAAGCATAGACCTTGTCATGTCAAGGATGGTTAGATTCTTTCTTTCGGCTATCCCATTTTGTTATGGGGTATATACAGCAGTCAGTTGATGCCTAATTCCTTACTCCTTGCAGTACGCTTGGAAAGCATTAGAGGTGTACTCTCCACTTCTGTCTGATTTCACAGCCAGAAGCTTATGGTTGCTTTTAGCCTCTGTGAGTGCCTTGAACTCCCTGAAGATTCTTAGGGCAACCGACTTCTCCTTGAGAAAATAAACCCAAGTCTTcctactaaaatcatcaatgaaagtaataaaataCCTATTACCTCCATAAGACATAGGATCCAATGAACCACATATATCCGTGTGTACCAACTGCATTGGTGCCTTTGCTCTCCATGTATCACCAACAGGAAATGATAGTCGTGCTTGCTTGCCAAGCACACAACCTTCACATACTTGGCGTGTGGCTTCAATCTGGGGTAGACCACGAACCATTCCTCCACTTGATAGCAACTTTAGGCCATTGAAATGAAGATGGCCAAACTGAAGATGCCATTTCCATGACTCATCTTCCATTACACCGATGTTGCAACTCCTAATCTTTGTGTTCAACTTCAACGGGAACATTCGGTTTTTTTACATTTGAACACGTGCAATAAGCTTTCTCCTTGCATTCCTGAGAGTGAGAAACATATCCTCCATATGTATAACATACCCTTTCTGGAGTAGTTAACCAATGCTCAGAATGTTGCTCTTCATACCTGGTATGTAATAAGTATCGGAGATGTATTCTTCTCTACCATCCTTCTGGATGATTTTGATCTTTCCTTTGCCTTCAACTGACAACTTTGAGGAGTCACCAAGACTCACAGATCCATAAGGCCCATATTTGAGTTCGGCAAAAAACTCTTTCTTTCCACACATGTGATTGCTTGCACCAGAGTCCAAATACCAAACATCTTGTTGGCTACTGATATCATGGTGTGCTAGTAAGACTGTAAATTCCTCACAGCATTTCCACTTGATTTTTCCATGTTGATATGCTCACCATTTTTATATGAACATTCATTGGCATAATGTCCATATTGCTTGCAACTGTGACATTGGATATGCGCCTTTCCTCAAGTAGATCTCCACTCTTGAGATTGACCTCGGTTTTGTGCATAGCCTCGACCTCTTCCTCGAGCTTGTCCTCGGCTATGGTTGGATGAACTCCCACGACGTGAGTTCCACTGCCCACGACCTCCATTTAGTTTGTCAAAATTCAACTTTGACTCCAAAGCTTGCTCTAGCATTGTGGGTCTTGCATTATTCTGAATGCGTTGCTCATGAACCCTGAGGGATCCTAGCAGTTCATCTGCGCTCATTTTCTCCAAATCCTTAGATTCCTCAATGACAGTCACCACATGCTCAAAGTTGCATGTGAGTGATCGAAGGATTTTCTCCATGATACAAACATAGTCAAGCCTCTCGCcattcattttcatttgattcatAATTATAAGTAGTAGAGAATAGTAGTCTGAAGTGTTTTCTCATTCTTTCATATGAGCAGCTTCAAAATCTGCTCTTAATGATTGAAGCCGGACTCTTTTTACTCGATATACTCTTTGGTAAATTATGCTCAGAGTGTCCCAAACTTGTTTGCTGGTTGTTGCTTCTGCAACCTTCTCGAACGTTGAATCTTCTAATCCTTGATAGAGAAGATACAGCGCCTTCTGGTCATTTTTTCGTAAATCCTTGAGAGTGTTCCTTTGATCTGCAGTATATGTGGCTTCTTTCTCGGTAGTGGGTACAACATACCCACTACCGACAACTTCCCATAGCTCTTGTGATCCAAACAATGCCTTGAATTGGATGCACcatctttcataattttctttcttcaatgtgGGAACCTGAAGCTGCACTAAGTTGGATGCCATAACTGCTGCACCTGCCAGAATGGTAttttggctctaataccaattgttggtattcaaagtttactaactcaataccaaaatatgtgggtgataagtttacaaactctatcacacctctcactttgcactctaaaaaaaattggacaaaaagaaaaaagaaaggagagAAGCAACAAGCTTCGGCAAACAATGCACTTTGATATATTTCAAAGAGTTTCCAAACTCAATTGCTGAAATGGAATGGGAATTGGAATGATATACTAAAGCCTAGCAAGAAGGCCTATTTATACAAAACAGAAATTGATTAACAATACAACAACATGCAATGAATGATGGTGTTCACCATCTTTACACCATTTCACACATGCACCAGCTACTAGACACTTTCACACACATGCTTTGCATCCTTCCAGCTTGCAATCACCACATTTTGGCCATCACATGGCAGCAAGCATGTTTGTAGTTACTGGAAATGTGAATATAACCTGTAAAACAACTAACAGCTAGCAGCAACCATTTACAACCtggttttatttgaatttccAACAGAACCAATTATAATGTTATGACGTATATGTAACCAGATAAATTATTTAGTTTAATTTGCTTGACTTGTTACATGATAATTTATTCATGCCTAATTAGCGTTGTACTCCAAGTTGAtatgttgttttgtttgattAGTTTCCTTACATTTTGTGGCCTGGTCTTGTAGTGTTGAACTTTTTACTGCTATTTTAGGCCTTTTCTATGTtgtattcttctttttttaccCTTTCCTTCGTTCATTGTTCATTTCTGTATCAACATCAAGTCCCCAATAACACTAGCTGCCAGCCTGCTACGCTTGGGATTCAACTCTGCATTGCTTCGATTTGCTATTCtccaaaaggaaaaataagAACAATAATATAAGTCAACTCAATGACTGTTGGAACGGAAAGTTTCAGGTATTCCAATTCTCCACGAACAAGTAATTTTGGATACATTCAGAAGCTTTAAATACCATCTTCGCTTGTCTTCAATGAGAGCGTGTAGGGGGGACCTGCAAGAAAACACTCTGACCGTCAAGTCAGTATTGGTTCAAGACGCTTGTAAAATATAGAACGATCTCATACCTACGGTGGGATATTCAATGGGAGCGCTCTTGCAAGAAAACACTTTGACCATCAAGTCAGTATTTGTTCAAGACGCTTGTAAAATATAGAACGATAGCTCTTCTTTCCCCCCGTTAGGGTGGGATTCTAGGCCTTGGCATTCAAGTTTTGGGCTTCAAGTCCCACTTTCCTTCTATTTTTACATGTTCCATGGGGTTGACCAGGGATGGGCAATGGCTAGAGCGGGTggataaccgcggttatttacccataaccgtttatgctcataccaGCATAACtatttacccgttgggtaattgcctaaacggttatacccatacccatacccgtttataaacggttaaccatacccataaccgcatacccatttaactgtaaccgtttaatacccatttacccatttaccctttttaacccgtttatcttttattttttaccattatccatttttcacccgtctagatgttttttaacaacttgaaaattaaaaaaaaaaattgtcataattttttttttggacaattaaacaccgttataggtacattcatcatacatttccgtattttaattttttaagtccttataccattccaataattgaaataatagtttacggacgatatttttaactgttaccaatgaaggtaatataatatttgctaagtattcttgggttacAAAAACTGTTTAGAAGATAGTATTATTGAGTTATTTAACCCATAATGTAAAGTATTAACATAATACATATAATGAGCTACATTATATTATAATTAGCTATATAAAccatgcactatagtcaatagcattgatctaagttttgtccGATAGAGAACATGGTTAGGAGAAGGATTACACTTGTTGACCATGAATCATGTCTTTTCGGCAACAATCAAAAGATGCaacattcaaattgaagagaTGTGATCGTTGGGTTAATAACACAACTTCCCATCCCCTGTTAAACAGctgcatatatataaataaataatttttaaaatattcaacattacatatataaaataaataggtaaacggttacccgtttataaccgcggttaatacccataaccacccatttaaatttcacgggtaaacggttatacccataaccgtttatttttataaacggttacccataaccgtaaccgtgaaGTTTAAATGAGCGGGTAACCGCGGGTATTTTACCCATCCGGAAGGGTTGGCATTATATTGCTTGATTGTAGCTCCACTCCTTATATGAGTAATTTTTTGCTCCCAGTGTTGCAGAAGGGTGATGTGTTTGTTTTTCCAATTGGACTTGTGCACTATCAGAGAAATGTAGGTTCTGGTAATGCTGTGGCTATTGCAGCTCTTAGCAGCCAAAATCCTGGTGTGGTGATACTTGCCGGTTCTGTTTTTGGGCCCAGTCCTAGCATTGTCAATGACATTCTTGTGAAGGTATTATGTTGATAAAGGTGTTGTCAATTACCTCCATTCCCGTattctaaatattttaaattcttCCCCGctattaaattattttgtacCGTGATCAAGAAGAGAAATATGCAAGATACTGattgaagaaaattgaggttcTATCACAAAATTAATTGGCAATGTGGAGAATAGTTCAATTACTTATAAACACATGCAAGGTCCCTTCTTCCCCGATGTGAGATTTATGCTCTTAACACGCCCCCTCAATGTGATAAATTTTCTAGCTTAACAAGCGGACTAGACAAATTGGGTGATGTAAAGCCTGTgtggccgttgggcttcacacatGAGACAACATGCTCTGGTACCATAAACAAAGCTGAGAttttaccataaaaccaattcacAATGTGAGAATAGCCCAATTTACCTTGGTGAATTAAAAATTAGGTGAATTTACCTTGTAtgatacttttattttattcaaatttcaaaatagtCTCTAACTTACAAGGAGGGAGATTGAATTTGGTTGCAAGGAAGCGGGTACTGCCATGACCAATTAGCCTAACTCAATTATATGCCTACTCTCTAATGTTACGTGGTTTGAAATAAAGGAATAATTGGGCTAAATTGAGAAGGAAAAATAAACCATGTGTTTATTGGTTAAATTAAGATCTTCAAGGAAAGCCCATGCCAATGGAATTGCAATTTGATTGAGATTTCAAGGTCTTCAAATGGTAAAGATCTTTTTCTTAAATTACTAATTAAGATGATTAAAGATGCCATACATGCATAAAAGATCTGTGATTTATCTGGTCAGTCTTAGAACCAGATGAAGAAAGAGTTACTCTTCCGTCAAATAGGAGATAAATTAGGGGCTGACATAAAGTCCCTTTCATTCTCACcgcattttcttcatttttttgccctaattttttttcttttgtcagtCTTCCTTCCCCAACAGCTCCCTAGGTTTTAAAACTCAACTTCCAATTCTACTCCCACAGCCAAAACAAAAGTACCATACAAGATATGGAAGGGGTTTGCTTTCAATCCTTTCAACTCTTACAATATGGAATGCTAAATCTGAGTCTAATCTCATTGCTAGTACTGGAACTGGTGTTTGTATTATCAACTacatcaacaacaacatcagGAGGAGATCATCGTCAATTCCTCCTGCCTCCTCAAGCCCTGCCTGGCTGCTCCGACCACTGCGGTAATGTCACAATTCCCTATCCATTTGGCATGGCTGAAGGTTGTTACCGCGGACCAGAATTCTTTATCAATTGTACTTCTACTACTCCTGCCGACATTAATGTTAATGTCCACGAACCCTCAATAGGGCCAATACCTCTGATCAGGGCTAAAGACAGTCTAGTGAGGGTTACTAACATATCTCTTGATGGTGAGTTGCACATTTTGCAACCTATAGCCCGTAAATGTGGTaacaaaaattggaaggaaagtAGACTCTCCCTGCCCAATCCTTTCACCATATCCGATTCCAAAAACAAGTTCTTGGCCGTTGGGGCTGCAATGCTGCAGCATATATTGATGGTTACTGTCGGTGCCCAAATGACACGCTCCGATCCTGATGTTCTCGAACACTAGGGTAGGTACGTGCtgaccgacacccgagggtgatgaAAGTCATTTATTGAAAACATGAGAACAAGAATAAATATGACTTATAAATtcaggggtgtgctatccacacaacccattttacttctcacacaccctttgataatttctatccgttgatcttcttcaattcatccgatccgacggtcgaaaattaaaaaggtatgtgagaagtaaattggagtgtgtggatatcacacccctaaatttaaatataattaatatatgaaAGAGGAACGTGTCCAGAGTATACAActaatttaaaacactaaaaataaataatataaaattgaatgaatgaaaGGATGGGTCCTACACAGAGAGGAcacgaagatgccgatgcggaagtgtCTTGATGTTGGAATTGTACGCCTCGAATCTAGATCCTAAAGGGACGGAAAACAGACATGAGTgtaccaagttgatatatataataaaaacagttatcaacatactaacccccaaactTTTATGGAAAttcaatagtataatatgtagtaggttttccgaaa
Encoded proteins:
- the LOC126587713 gene encoding putative germin-like protein 2-1; protein product: MASQLLFFAFLAVTSSIALASDPSSLQDFCVADATSSVLVNGRVCKDPKLVEGNDFFFSGLHLAGNTSNAVGSRVTPVSVAQIGGLNTLGISVARIDFAPWGLNPPHTHPRATEILTVLEGSLKVGFVTSNPENRLISKVLQKGDVFVFPVGLVHFQQNVGHGNAVAIVALSGQNPGVIAIANAVFGSNPDIPADILAKAFQVDTNAIYGLQSKF